CTGTCTTGGGTGTAACTTCAGAGTAGACctattacaccagccttccttaacctggggcgctccagatgcgttggactacaactcccagaatgccccaggctggggcattctgggaggtgcagtccaacacatctggagcgccccaggttgaggaaggctgtattacacTGTTAAGAAATTTGATATGGTTCATGTAACAACAGTGCGTTACAATCGTAATTTATGCATAaggtaaaaatataaataaaaataacaacccaCATTCGACTCTGCCCTTCCCTCATCTCTACGCGTCGGGGGAGAGGGGCGGGGCACGTGGCCGGGCCGCCGCGCGTCATTTTCAGGCGACGCGCTCCCCTCTGTCGGAACGGCGCGATGGCCGCCGCCGTTGCGAGGGTGCCCGGCGGCGGAGGGAAGGTCGGTGCTGGCCGGGCGGCCACAGGGCCCCGGGCGGCCCCGGCGTGGCTGCCCCGGGCGGCGGGGTTGCCCATGCGCCGAGGGAGAGGCCCTTGGGGTAGGCACAGGAGCCCCGCCGGCGGAGACacgcgccccccccccgcccggcccCGGGAAGGCCAGCAGCGCGTATGCCCGGCGGGCAAGAGGGGCCGGGCCCCGGGGGAGCCCCGCTCGCCCTCCGCCAGAGTTCACGCTCTCCTGCGTAGCTCGGGGttgcttgagcagggggttggacgtgccccattcctgccttgagcagggggttggactagatggccttgtaggccccttccaacgctgctattctatgattctatggctgccACGAGGCCTGAGGGGGAGAGCGGCGCATGTCTGCCCTTGGGACGAGCCGCAGTCTTGTGGCTCCGTGGTGGGTGGGGCGCGTGTTCCGCATGCAGCATCTCTGCCTAGGGATGGGGAGGACAACAGGCTGAAGCCCCGGAGAGCGGCTTCCAGTCACTGAGTGGACAATCCCGGCACAGATGGGGGAAGCAACGGGCTGACACGGTATGAGGCTTCTTAGACTTAGAGGGACGTATGCCCGGTCCCTCATGATGAACCTTGGTTTTATTCTAAAGAGACCCCACACTAACAGGAGCGGTTTCCGTTTCCCATTAGATCCTTTTTCTCCTGCGCAATGCAGTGCGAACCTATATTTCACAGACAGATGGGGAAGTCAGGGTGATGCGAGTCCTTAAGGAGAAGTTTCCACGAGCTGCTGCTATCAAAGTAGTGGATATATCAGGTAATTAGCAATGCTTCAGCCTTGGTCCATGGTTCTAGTGGAACACTTCCTACTCTAAAGGCTTTCCTGTGTCATTTAAATCTGGCTGTTAATCCATAGATGAACTGCATGAATCCATATTTGAGCATACATTtgcagttcagttcatttttctcTGCAAGCTGCATTCTACAACCCTTCCATTCCCCTTGGAgtagttatttattaatttattattacatttatatcccaccaaggaacccaaggcagcatacataatccttctctccatttctatcctcacaacaacaaccctgtgaggtaggttgggctgagagtctgtgactggcccaaactcacccagtgaacttccatgactGAATGTGgactggatctcccgactcccagtccaacactctacccactacaccacagtggctctcatgGCTTTATCATAGTTTTAGTAGATGATTTGGAGAAAGGCATTGGTTTGTGGTTAATTGCAATCATAAtcctaacttatttatttataatttccaTGCTGCTCCTCAGCTCTAAAAAAGGCTTCCAAAGCGGCTCATAGTCCGTTGGAAAAAGACAGTccgtgcccacaggcttacagtttaaaaatacatggcACACAGAGAAAAGGCgatggggagagaaaaggaaggcaTTACATTTTCAACAGAGCTGATGGTGGCCCTGTATCACCTCTTATCTCCTGGCAGGGGCAGTCCAACTAAGCAAGCCCTGATGTTCTCGTAGCCTGCTCCTCTCTCCCTTGCTCCTTCGTTTTCTCCTCCACAGGGCAGTTGTATCCCTGGAGGCATTTTGTGTGCCATTTAAGCATTTATTAGACTCCTGAAAATCATCacattccttttctctttttaaaaaaatggatttagcAGTGGGATGCTGGGGGGAAAATGCAGCAAGAATGCTAGGAAAGAATCAAAACAAAAAGCCAAATGAGAAGCCTAGATCTGTTGTTTTCCAAATCTTGTGATTTCTAATTTCAAATATTAAATATGAATACCCCACCCTCATCTTCTGATTAAGGCTGTGGTCCTATACACGGTTCCATGAGAGTAAGTTCCAAtgaactctatgggacttactGTTTAGTAgatgtgcagaggattgcactgtaagacacttgggccacagctagacctaaggtttatcccaggattgtcctggggtcaaacctgttcatctaagtgccacacagggcatccagcgctcaggcagggacgaacccgggatgatcctgggataaaccttaggtctagctacggccttagtaagATCAGGTTAAAGAGCATGAAGCAATTGTTAAGAAGAAAATGTGTCACACTTGTAGCAAATTAATATATAAATGGTAAATTAATATATAAGTGATAAAATCAAATCTATTTTGTCAAGGTGGCTGTGGAGCAATGTATGAAATCCATATCGAATCTGAAGAGTTTAAGGAAAAGAGAACAGTACAGCAGCACCAAATGGTCAATCAGGTAAGCAGACTAACACATTACAGGGCGCAGAAGCATAGGAAAACATAGAAGGGCAACAAATAGGAGAGGATGTCATATGGCAACACACACCCCAGTAAATTTCCACTAATGAGAGACAGagtgattgcacaatgaaagccatATCTGGAACGATCCTGAATTTCaagcatttttctttcattttctttgaaTAGATGTATTCAAAATTTCTTAACTTTAGCTGAAAAGGTCTAGTGTAAAAAGTAGAATCAATTCTTCTGTGCCCAGTTCCCTGGATGCTCTGAGTATAAAGGAGATGGTGTACTTTGTAATGTCCACTAACAGTTTGCTTCCTGCTCAGTGTATTCTGTTGTGTAACCCACCATGTAAGAACTAAAAGTCTGCCTATTAACATTGTGACAAATAAATGCAAGAGAAATCTATTTTAGTATGTTCTGATGTTTTTCATTTAATAGTGTGGTAGAAGAGTGACTCGGAGCATCAGCTTCTGTGTTGCCTTCTGTTCTTTCAggctgctttgtgtgtgtgtttgcgtgcatgtgtgtgtgtaatttacagTGCTTTCTTCTTCCAGGCCCTAAGTGAAGAAATTAAAGCCATGCATGGACTACGGATATTCACTTCTGTTCCCAAGCACAGAAGCTAGGACTGGCTAATGGCCCACAGGGTTTGTGACTGTCAGGAGGTGGAAGGGTGCTGAGAAGATGTTTGTATTTCcaccctcccatgctttccccacTCATACTACAAATAAAATCACTATGCTGGTGTACAGTAAAACATGGATACCAAAGACTGGTTTCAACAGCAGTATTTATTTCAGATGTAAAAGTTTGCTCTCAATTGCATTGGCTAACTTCT
This DNA window, taken from Elgaria multicarinata webbii isolate HBS135686 ecotype San Diego chromosome 12, rElgMul1.1.pri, whole genome shotgun sequence, encodes the following:
- the BOLA3 gene encoding bolA-like protein 3, translating into MAAAVARVPGGGGKILFLLRNAVRTYISQTDGEVRVMRVLKEKFPRAAAIKVVDISGGCGAMYEIHIESEEFKEKRTVQQHQMVNQALSEEIKAMHGLRIFTSVPKHRS